The following coding sequences lie in one Haematobia irritans isolate KBUSLIRL chromosome 3, ASM5000362v1, whole genome shotgun sequence genomic window:
- the LOC142231711 gene encoding uncharacterized protein LOC142231711, translating into MSGTNSCMLCRNTCNDSIRLYDAQGCTNEIYNITTKYFDPKYLKINVGNENAIEVLCMECWRHISSFNNFQNSILLMLDNLLNENAQEDVVEEEFIANEDPPDIITIPDDDDEPRSFRSGQIHATDSVGEYSIEYTRNDYENDQTLGSQENESIDLDDDDDDEFEMEDGDCIVVNEIDQDDEWDSSDQRKSPYSLGGLIPYSSQRRNKKKCTELDAVIAKWKPLLGCYVCSEEFPNFIAVKEHFQKDHPNDMFYIECCGRKIRYRFRLQEHASFHLNPTTFQCKVCGKCFTSQSTLDGHANYSHPKDQSPFPYTQTCPICYKVFTYRTGVYQHVRRYHPEEFAKRKKRPPPKT; encoded by the exons GTCAGGCACAAATTCATGCATGTTATGTAGAAATACTTGCAACGATAGCATACGCCTTTATGATGCCCAAGGCTGTACGAATGAGATATACAATATcactacaaaatattttgatccTAAG TATCTGAAAATTAATGTCGGGAATGAGAATGCGATTGAGGTATTATGTATGGAATGTTGGCGTCATATATcgagttttaataattttcagaaCTCCATACTTCTAATGCTGGATAATCTTCTTAATGAAAACGCCCAAGAAGATGTTGTGGAGGAGGAATTCATAGCAAATGAAGATCCACCCGATATAATTACAATacccgatgatgatgatgaacctAGATCATTTAGATCTGGCCAAATCCACGCCACAGATTCTGTTggagaatattctatagaatatacaaGAAATGATTATGAAAATGATCAGACTTTAGGGTCACAAGAAAATGAATCAATTGATCttgatgacgacgatgatgatgaattCGAAATGGAAGACGGTGATTGCATCGTGGTAAATGAAATTGATCAAGACGACGAATGGGATTCAAGTGATCAGAGAAAGTCACCATATTCGTTAGGAGGGCTTATACCATATTCTAGCCAAAgaagaaataagaaaaaatgtaCAGAATTGGATGCGGTAATAGCAAAATGGAAACCATTGTTGGGTTGTTATGTATGCTCAGAAGAATTTCCCAATTTTATCGCTGTTAAAGAACACTTCCAGAAGGACCATCCCAATGATATGTTTTATATAGAATGCTGCGGACGGAAAATTAGATATCGATTTCGTCTTCAAGAGCATGCCTCATTTCACCTTAACCCAACAACATTTCAGTGTAAGGTCTGTGGAAAATGTTTTACATCACAATCGACCTTAGATGGTCATGCCAATTATAGTCATCCCAAGGATCAATCTCCGTTTCCTTATACTCAAACCTGTCCCATATGTTATAAAGTATTTACATATAGGACAGGTGTTTATCAACATGTAAGACGTTACCACCCAGAAGAATTTGCGAAAAGAAAGaaaagaccacccccaaaaacgtaa